The Pseudoxanthomonas sp. SL93 genome segment GACTTGAAGGCGCGCGAGAGCGCCGCCTCGCTGCCGTAGCCCACGTCGGCGGCCACCACCTTCAGTGGCTTGCCCTGCCGCAACGCCTGCTGCGCCAGGCCCACGCGCCAGCCCTGCAGGTACTGGCCGGGCGTGATGCCCAGGGCTTCGCGGAAATGCGTGGCGAACACGCTGCGCGACATGCCCGCCACGCGCGCCAGCTCGTCCAGCGTCCACTCCTTCGACGGCGCTTCGTGCATCGCGACGATGGCATTGCGCAGGCGCGGATGCGACAGGCCGGCCAGCATGCCGCCCTTCACGTCGCCGCTTTCCATCAGCTGGCGCAGGATCTGGATCATCACCACTTCGAACAACCGGTTGACCAGCGCGGTGCGCCCGCAGCGCTGGGTGAAGGCTTCCTCGAACAGCAGCGCCAGCACGTCCGAAGCGCCGAAGACGCCGTCCAGCGGCAGGCACACCACGTCAGGCAGTGCGGCGCAGATCGGGTTCTGCTCGCCCCCTTCGAACCGCACGTTGGCGCAGGCCATGTCCGCGCCCTTTTCCGCGTCGCTGACAAAGCGATGCGTCATGGCCCGCGGGTAAAGAAGCAGGCTGGGCTGCTCGATCTGCAGCGAGGCGTTGCCGTGGAACACCTCCAGCGGCCCTTGCCGGATCAGGTGCAGCTGGCCGACGCCCGCCTCCCCTTCCAGCGTATTGATGCCGCAAAGCGCGCCGGCGTGGAACACCTGCGCGGTCACCGAGAAGCGCTCCAGCAGGACAGCAAGCCGGTCGGCCATGGCAGAACTCCTGATCAAATTTTCAGGATTCTACATCACCACCAGTACCGGACAACCGCGCAAAGTATCCCTCACCGGACGACACCCCGCCGGACCACCCACTCCCCAGAAGGAACACCGCCATGTCCATCGAAAAGATCCTCTACACCGCCACCGCCACCGCATCGGGCGGCCGTGAAGGCCAGGCCACCTCGTCCGATGGCGTGCTGGCCGTCAAGCTGTCCACGCCGCGCGAGCTGGGCGGCGCCGGCGGCGACGGCACCAACCCGGAGCAGCTGTTCGCGGCCGGCTGGTCGGCCTGCTTCCTGGGCGCGCTGAAGTTCGTCGCCGGCAAGCAGAAGGTCGCCCTGCCCCCGTCCACCACCGTCACCGGCAAGGTCAGCATCGGCCAGATCCCCAC includes the following:
- a CDS encoding AraC family transcriptional regulator, translated to MADRLAVLLERFSVTAQVFHAGALCGINTLEGEAGVGQLHLIRQGPLEVFHGNASLQIEQPSLLLYPRAMTHRFVSDAEKGADMACANVRFEGGEQNPICAALPDVVCLPLDGVFGASDVLALLFEEAFTQRCGRTALVNRLFEVVMIQILRQLMESGDVKGGMLAGLSHPRLRNAIVAMHEAPSKEWTLDELARVAGMSRSVFATHFREALGITPGQYLQGWRVGLAQQALRQGKPLKVVAADVGYGSEAALSRAFKSHSGVSPREWRRALAEA
- a CDS encoding organic hydroperoxide resistance protein; the encoded protein is MSIEKILYTATATASGGREGQATSSDGVLAVKLSTPRELGGAGGDGTNPEQLFAAGWSACFLGALKFVAGKQKVALPPSTTVTGKVSIGQIPTGFGLQAELTIAAPGVAREQLQALVDAAHIVCPYSNATRGNIDVTLVIAD